The Nostoc sp. UHCC 0302 genome includes a window with the following:
- the csm5 gene encoding type III-A CRISPR-associated RAMP protein Csm5, producing MVASDCILSKPEVYESKQIQLTSPMLHIGSAVSKLSPFEYTATSKRVYLPNPEVLARAFQQQGRMNEYIRRIENQEELNTLLQATFGDDWENACDSNKEPIFPKHTSSLRWTQQKITDLRPMIRNGFGQLYIPGSSIKGAIRTAIAYHLLKHADHYQIPKGERVSEIERRLRQKIGNLKQQAKFSDDTLFMNQLFTDFNLIYQERPTLGKVSLQNSDFMRAVQITDTEPLLENKIDQRGQVIYLNLPIVTEVIISSRFPDRKAKYRASIYSEMVRNVKTQFTISIDQEMLSWFQHKQAMRIPFNKIEDILNICKEFAQDQWDYEHDYWLGIDDNLSSSGIKLNFREIRNIYEPEECPHHLRFGWASGMIGTTVNLLFKDDLREQIRDSCGLKAPGFEAPKSRRIVVDKQGEIKYIPGWVKFKIL from the coding sequence ATGGTTGCTTCCGATTGTATTCTCTCTAAACCAGAAGTATATGAAAGTAAGCAAATTCAACTCACTAGCCCAATGTTACATATTGGCAGTGCTGTATCTAAATTGAGTCCATTTGAGTATACAGCCACAAGCAAGCGAGTGTATCTCCCTAACCCAGAAGTGCTTGCAAGAGCTTTTCAACAACAAGGTCGCATGAATGAATATATTCGCCGCATTGAGAATCAAGAAGAACTTAACACTCTGCTGCAAGCAACTTTTGGAGATGACTGGGAAAATGCTTGTGACTCGAATAAAGAACCTATTTTTCCTAAGCATACAAGTAGCTTGAGATGGACACAGCAGAAAATTACTGACCTTCGTCCGATGATTCGTAATGGTTTTGGGCAATTGTATATTCCTGGTTCATCTATTAAGGGAGCAATTAGAACAGCTATTGCTTATCACTTACTCAAACACGCTGACCATTACCAGATTCCTAAAGGAGAAAGAGTCAGTGAGATCGAGCGTAGACTACGCCAAAAAATAGGCAATCTCAAGCAACAAGCAAAGTTTAGTGATGACACACTATTTATGAATCAGCTTTTTACTGACTTCAATCTTATCTATCAAGAGAGACCAACTTTAGGTAAAGTAAGTCTGCAAAATTCTGATTTTATGAGAGCAGTTCAAATTACTGATACTGAGCCTTTATTGGAAAACAAGATTGACCAACGTGGGCAAGTTATCTATTTAAATCTACCGATCGTAACTGAAGTAATAATTTCTAGCCGTTTTCCAGACCGTAAAGCTAAATATCGAGCTTCGATCTACTCAGAAATGGTACGAAATGTAAAGACTCAATTCACAATCAGTATAGACCAGGAAATGCTGTCTTGGTTTCAACATAAGCAAGCTATGCGTATTCCTTTCAATAAAATTGAAGACATACTGAACATTTGTAAAGAATTTGCTCAAGATCAATGGGATTATGAACACGACTATTGGTTAGGAATTGATGATAATTTAAGTTCTTCTGGCATTAAGTTAAACTTTAGGGAAATTCGCAATATATACGAGCCAGAGGAGTGTCCACACCATTTACGATTCGGCTGGGCAAGTGGAATGATTGGAACAACTGTAAATTTATTATTTAAAGATGATCTAAGAGAGCAAATTCGTGACTCTTGTGGGCTGAAAGCACCTGGTTTCGAAGCTCCAAAATCTAGACGCATAGTTGTAGATAAACAAGGAGAAATTAAATATATACCAGGATGGGTAAAGTTCAAAATTTTGTAA
- the csm4 gene encoding type III-A CRISPR-associated RAMP protein Csm4 — MSIWKLVKLKFGRNVAHFGELGIGMEETSERVLSDTLFSAWVSSYSKLFGKDATTNFLEKFNSQPEPLFRLSSTFIFHSTGENTTYYLPCPLKFPPNYPVGNDLNFIKAYKSLKYLPLDIWQRWYQGNGFSDGEELEAKIKGEAKGVLNQKGTFKYNEAFKINKVPKIAVDRVTRATNIYSTGFVQYQWEGSQKESDEFESLSGLYFLVRFAEPDLENIFFAVLDFMGGEGIGGERSSGAGHFETQQTELTDIWKQVLDFKDTNHHCLISLFWQHPLPKEILDDASYELQQRGGWLASPVSDGRQLRRKSVQMFTEGSVFSIAPQGQLADVTPDKIGKFLDHKVYRSGISLSLTIKAQEE; from the coding sequence GTGAGCATCTGGAAGTTAGTCAAACTGAAATTTGGGCGAAATGTTGCCCACTTTGGTGAACTGGGTATTGGTATGGAAGAAACCAGCGAACGAGTACTATCAGATACGCTATTTTCTGCCTGGGTAAGTAGTTACTCAAAATTGTTTGGTAAAGATGCTACTACAAACTTTCTAGAGAAATTCAACTCTCAACCAGAACCACTATTTCGTCTGAGTTCCACATTTATCTTTCACAGTACAGGAGAGAATACAACATATTACTTACCGTGTCCTTTAAAATTTCCTCCCAATTATCCAGTTGGAAATGATTTAAACTTTATCAAAGCTTATAAGTCTTTGAAGTATCTGCCTTTAGATATTTGGCAACGTTGGTATCAAGGAAATGGATTTTCAGATGGTGAAGAACTTGAAGCAAAAATCAAAGGTGAAGCTAAGGGAGTCTTAAATCAAAAAGGCACTTTTAAGTATAATGAGGCTTTTAAAATCAACAAGGTTCCTAAGATAGCTGTTGATAGAGTTACAAGAGCAACGAATATTTACTCCACAGGATTTGTGCAGTATCAATGGGAAGGCAGCCAGAAAGAATCTGACGAGTTTGAAAGTTTATCAGGTTTATATTTTCTTGTTCGTTTTGCTGAACCAGATTTAGAAAATATTTTTTTTGCTGTTTTAGATTTTATGGGAGGCGAAGGAATTGGTGGTGAGCGTTCTAGCGGTGCTGGACACTTTGAAACACAGCAAACAGAATTAACTGATATTTGGAAGCAAGTGCTTGATTTTAAGGATACAAATCACCATTGTTTAATTAGTTTGTTCTGGCAGCATCCTTTACCTAAAGAAATTTTAGATGATGCAAGTTATGAACTGCAACAAAGAGGTGGCTGGCTTGCTTCTCCTGTTTCCGATGGGCGACAGTTGAGACGTAAATCAGTACAAATGTTTACAGAAGGTTCTGTCTTTTCCATTGCTCCTCAAGGACAGCTTGCAGATGTAACTCCTGATAAAATAGGAAAATTTTTAGACCACAAAGTTTACCGCAGTGGCATTAGTTTGAGTTTAACCATTAAAGCGCAGGAGGAATAA
- the csm3 gene encoding type III-A CRISPR-associated RAMP protein Csm3, translating into MSASREQKPLLGKLRLTSIILVETGLHIGGGGENLNIGGLDKPVIRDPITRHPYLPGSSIKGKLRSILERLLNKPLNRTGGSGTYRYESDDLEDGYTEIDGQDIPYQGARHCQLSRIFGSTGGPGSGAKTWIKTYIVKAQCLEENSTKPINGESYTSTKGRNAPARLIVRDSHLLPDSAKKLKKIDTGLYMTEWKFENGLDRITAAANPRQLERVPAGSEFRFELVYTVEDASQAIEDLKNLAIAVAILEDDALGGHGSRGYGKVKFHNFQFSYHDVEQYRQITNTGGSSLSPISLGDTSELLSRFSEIQGLLPGS; encoded by the coding sequence ATGTCAGCATCAAGAGAGCAAAAACCATTACTTGGCAAATTACGTCTCACAAGCATCATTCTAGTTGAAACTGGCCTTCATATTGGCGGTGGTGGGGAGAATCTGAACATTGGTGGATTGGATAAACCCGTAATTCGTGACCCAATTACTAGACATCCTTACTTACCAGGATCATCTATCAAAGGCAAACTACGCTCAATTTTAGAACGTCTACTGAATAAACCACTCAACCGCACAGGTGGAAGTGGTACATACCGCTATGAAAGTGATGATTTAGAAGATGGTTACACGGAAATTGATGGACAAGATATTCCATATCAAGGCGCTCGTCATTGCCAACTAAGCCGTATTTTTGGCTCTACAGGCGGGCCTGGAAGTGGAGCAAAAACTTGGATCAAAACTTATATCGTGAAAGCCCAGTGTTTAGAAGAAAATAGCACTAAACCTATTAATGGTGAGAGCTACACCAGCACTAAAGGTCGAAACGCACCTGCTCGACTTATTGTTCGCGATAGCCATCTTTTACCAGACTCAGCTAAAAAGTTAAAGAAAATTGACACTGGGTTATATATGACCGAGTGGAAGTTTGAGAATGGCTTGGATCGAATTACAGCAGCAGCTAACCCAAGACAGTTAGAACGAGTACCAGCAGGTTCAGAGTTTCGTTTTGAACTTGTTTATACGGTGGAGGATGCTAGTCAAGCTATTGAGGATTTAAAGAACTTAGCGATCGCAGTTGCCATATTAGAGGATGACGCTTTAGGCGGACATGGGTCAAGAGGTTACGGCAAAGTCAAATTTCATAACTTTCAATTTTCTTACCATGATGTAGAACAATACCGCCAGATTACTAATACTGGAGGTAGTTCATTAAGTCCTATTTCTTTGGGTGATACCTCAGAGTTATTAAGCAGATTTAGCGAAATTCAAGGCTTATTACCAGGGAGTTAA
- the csm2 gene encoding type III-A CRISPR-associated protein Csm2, protein MLKYITSDNFKCLKDYPIRKLVEDAEAFGPELKKQKLETNQIRKFLDAINRLKAKLNQDDEEIQQSQMKEEEKEKAKFAKIKDEIVLLKPKLAYAAARQDAVKSLSKVMSAAIDKVYTKEDFDRLVQLIESIIAYHKAEDGK, encoded by the coding sequence ATGCTCAAATATATTACATCTGATAATTTTAAATGCTTGAAAGACTATCCAATTCGTAAGTTAGTTGAAGACGCTGAAGCTTTCGGGCCAGAACTGAAAAAGCAGAAGCTAGAAACGAACCAGATTCGCAAATTTCTGGATGCGATAAATCGTTTGAAAGCAAAGCTTAATCAGGATGATGAAGAAATTCAACAATCTCAGATGAAAGAAGAAGAAAAGGAAAAGGCAAAATTTGCAAAGATTAAAGATGAAATAGTTTTACTTAAACCTAAACTTGCCTATGCAGCCGCACGACAGGATGCTGTCAAATCATTGAGTAAAGTCATGTCAGCTGCAATTGACAAGGTATATACAAAAGAAGACTTTGATCGCCTTGTTCAGTTGATTGAATCAATTATTGCTTATCACAAAGCAGAGGATGGGAAATAA
- the cas10 gene encoding type III-A CRISPR-associated protein Cas10/Csm1, which produces MMTSSQVALQVVQQAIAALAGWADPNNPLTSKLNFVEEYPEVTRAKEILGWKKDTEVGTLRLLFDRVNPSDELKQETSELHYHPLMPIDNDNKEYPKIPYPLNYEPQEEQKAFKEKIKKEVLESLHENWENLSLLMLILEKFGSCLSFTESDVALVDMNRATAAVAVALFDNSEAENISLIAGDLSGIQKFIYTISSDGALKSLRARSFYLELVTEEIVQQLLEELNLPRTSIIYAGGGNLYLLAAASNKTEEKVKQIQNEFNNWLINKFQHKVFLALECKTFYTNDIVNKNLSSHWNEVIHQLNKQKKRKFYEQINNLLAVRDSFGDRCRVCYRDDTTDLEQLNTEDDSILACPTCREMFQLGSQLFKTKAVVRSRHNNISSKSDADYIINNSHYFLFNQLPTQQIQNDETLFLINNWKIKDYHLPHSVPLLLGNYGQESFENQGNFIRAHELAEEAKGIKRVGYLRMDVDNLGKIFAKGLGDNHTLPRLAGLSRQMSYFFKVYLNSLAANRKDTLPENHKILTNDKNQKKFARLNLLFIYAGGDDLFVSGSWDEVVEFAFDIYQSFRAYTGHNPYITLSGGISINDVKYPIYQAASDSGESEKKAKANKRDSLCLFGEVFKWDEWLGQTNVSTDNIKVIAESKLYISKKEQLGLFGILPFVDKLFNNPDLGYPQSFIRNLLVTAEIQELALKKAKKEEINDIKYFLHLPKLAYTMSKLPQKLRSHEDFVLIRQSLMSPYNAPYFPAIATWIELLTRTQA; this is translated from the coding sequence ATGATGACAAGCTCTCAAGTCGCGTTACAGGTTGTTCAACAAGCGATCGCAGCCTTGGCTGGATGGGCAGATCCAAATAATCCATTAACTTCTAAACTCAATTTTGTTGAGGAATATCCAGAAGTTACCAGAGCCAAAGAAATTCTAGGTTGGAAAAAAGATACAGAAGTAGGTACATTACGCCTGTTATTTGACAGAGTGAATCCATCTGATGAACTCAAGCAAGAAACATCAGAACTGCATTACCATCCACTGATGCCTATTGATAATGACAACAAAGAATATCCAAAGATTCCTTACCCTTTAAATTATGAACCTCAAGAAGAACAAAAAGCTTTCAAAGAAAAAATTAAAAAAGAAGTTTTAGAGTCTCTTCATGAAAATTGGGAAAATCTTTCTTTGTTAATGCTGATATTAGAAAAGTTTGGCTCATGTCTTAGCTTTACAGAATCTGATGTAGCTTTGGTAGATATGAATAGAGCTACAGCAGCAGTTGCAGTAGCATTATTCGATAATTCTGAAGCTGAAAATATTAGCTTGATTGCTGGTGATTTATCAGGTATCCAAAAATTTATTTATACTATTTCTTCGGATGGCGCGCTTAAATCACTGAGGGCGAGAAGTTTTTATCTTGAATTGGTTACAGAAGAAATTGTACAGCAGCTTTTAGAAGAGTTAAATTTACCACGAACTAGCATTATATATGCAGGTGGAGGGAATTTGTACTTACTAGCTGCGGCAAGTAATAAAACAGAGGAGAAAGTTAAACAAATTCAAAATGAGTTTAATAATTGGCTAATAAATAAATTTCAACACAAAGTATTTCTAGCTCTTGAGTGTAAAACTTTTTATACTAATGATATAGTAAATAAAAATTTATCATCTCATTGGAATGAAGTAATTCACCAACTTAATAAGCAAAAAAAGCGTAAGTTTTATGAACAGATAAATAACTTACTTGCAGTACGTGATAGTTTTGGCGATCGCTGTCGCGTTTGCTATAGAGATGATACTACAGATTTAGAGCAATTAAATACTGAAGATGATTCTATTCTTGCTTGCCCAACTTGCCGTGAAATGTTCCAGCTAGGTAGTCAGTTATTTAAAACTAAGGCTGTTGTGCGTTCGCGTCATAATAATATATCAAGTAAGTCAGATGCCGATTATATTATTAATAATTCTCACTATTTTCTCTTTAACCAACTACCAACACAACAAATTCAAAATGATGAAACACTATTCTTAATCAATAACTGGAAAATAAAAGATTATCACTTACCTCATTCTGTACCTCTTTTACTAGGAAATTATGGTCAAGAAAGTTTTGAAAACCAAGGAAATTTTATCCGCGCTCATGAATTAGCAGAAGAAGCAAAAGGAATAAAAAGAGTTGGTTATCTACGAATGGATGTAGATAATCTAGGAAAAATATTTGCTAAGGGATTGGGTGATAATCACACTTTGCCAAGGCTTGCGGGATTATCACGTCAGATGAGTTATTTTTTTAAGGTGTATCTCAATAGTTTGGCAGCTAATAGAAAAGATACTTTACCTGAGAATCATAAAATATTAACTAATGACAAAAATCAAAAAAAATTTGCACGGCTAAATCTTTTGTTTATCTATGCAGGTGGAGATGATTTATTTGTCAGTGGTTCTTGGGATGAAGTTGTTGAATTTGCTTTTGATATCTACCAATCTTTTCGAGCTTACACAGGTCATAATCCATATATTACACTCTCGGGAGGTATCAGTATTAATGATGTAAAATATCCTATTTATCAAGCAGCTTCTGATTCAGGTGAATCTGAAAAGAAGGCAAAAGCAAACAAGCGAGATAGTTTATGTTTATTTGGAGAAGTCTTTAAGTGGGATGAATGGCTAGGTCAAACTAATGTATCAACAGATAATATCAAAGTTATTGCAGAATCTAAATTATACATTAGTAAAAAGGAGCAATTGGGATTGTTCGGAATATTGCCTTTTGTAGATAAATTGTTTAATAATCCAGATTTAGGATATCCTCAAAGTTTTATTCGTAACCTTTTGGTAACGGCTGAAATCCAGGAGTTAGCATTAAAAAAAGCAAAAAAAGAGGAAATAAATGATATCAAATATTTTCTACATTTACCGAAGTTAGCTTATACTATGTCGAAATTGCCTCAAAAATTACGCAGCCATGAAGATTTTGTACTTATTCGGCAGTCTTTGATGAGTCCATACAATGCCCCTTATTTTCCGGCAATCGCTACTTGGATTGAACTACTTACAAGAACACAAGCATAA
- a CDS encoding CRISPR-associated protein Csx3, protein MTTYHISLEGDVLKVRFGRPANGDQIVQDAAARLDQMLALGELSGGKLLKIDGPASVAVSYLIAHKISHLYSAIAVFDPKIGRPGYKTFITAVSQTPAYTIGELIETDEPHKTKPIIKVVLCGPPQSGKSCLREGLKQAISAIPGAPYPYVITACPDGEGAWFSDAARRDPDLARQLKDEYKAKFTAEFAQKAAGWVRSANTPLNIIDVGGKISQENRVIMREATHAVILAGNEGKEEVLLWEEFCRDLNIHIIANLDSDLQAKKDKFVTQSPLLTGSIHCLKRGEDVSSRPIVQALGRLLVGLCGSSQL, encoded by the coding sequence ATGACAACGTATCATATCAGTCTGGAAGGCGATGTTTTGAAAGTCAGGTTTGGCAGACCTGCGAATGGTGACCAAATAGTGCAGGATGCGGCGGCTCGTTTAGATCAGATGTTGGCATTAGGTGAACTATCTGGAGGAAAACTACTAAAGATTGATGGGCCAGCATCTGTTGCCGTTAGTTATTTGATAGCCCACAAGATATCTCATCTGTATAGTGCGATCGCTGTTTTTGACCCCAAGATTGGTAGACCAGGGTATAAAACTTTTATTACAGCAGTTTCCCAAACTCCGGCATACACAATCGGCGAACTTATTGAAACGGATGAACCGCACAAGACTAAACCAATTATCAAAGTTGTACTTTGTGGCCCTCCACAGTCTGGTAAGTCATGTTTGCGTGAGGGTTTAAAGCAAGCAATAAGCGCTATTCCTGGCGCACCCTATCCTTATGTAATTACTGCCTGTCCAGATGGTGAAGGCGCTTGGTTTTCTGATGCTGCACGGCGAGATCCAGATTTAGCAAGACAACTGAAGGATGAGTATAAAGCCAAGTTCACGGCAGAATTTGCACAGAAAGCTGCGGGTTGGGTACGGAGCGCTAATACACCACTAAACATTATCGATGTAGGCGGTAAAATCAGCCAAGAAAATCGAGTCATTATGCGTGAGGCAACTCATGCGGTGATTTTAGCTGGGAATGAGGGCAAGGAAGAAGTTCTGCTATGGGAAGAGTTTTGCCGCGATTTGAATATACATATCATTGCTAATCTTGATAGCGATCTTCAAGCTAAAAAAGATAAATTTGTAACTCAATCACCGTTGCTAACTGGGAGTATTCATTGTCTTAAACGGGGAGAGGATGTTTCATCTCGTCCTATAGTACAGGCTTTAGGGCGGCTATTGGTGGGGTTGTGCGGTAGTTCGCAATTGTAG
- a CDS encoding CRISPR-associated protein Csx3, translating into MSTYKIEIKDNLLRVSFGETAQNDQIVRDAAARLEEMATLGELAGGQLLKINGPISIPVAFVLAHKLAHIYGAVAFYDPKLGKYVICITHNPSYKLGDLID; encoded by the coding sequence ATGTCTACTTACAAAATTGAGATTAAAGACAACCTATTACGAGTAAGTTTTGGCGAAACTGCCCAAAATGACCAGATTGTACGTGATGCCGCAGCCCGATTGGAGGAAATGGCAACACTAGGTGAATTAGCAGGAGGTCAGTTACTCAAGATTAACGGGCCGATTTCTATACCTGTAGCATTTGTTTTAGCACACAAGCTGGCTCACATCTACGGGGCAGTTGCTTTTTACGATCCTAAGTTAGGTAAATATGTGATTTGTATCACACACAATCCTTCATATAAATTGGGAGACTTAATTGATTGA
- a CDS encoding TIGR03985 family CRISPR-associated protein, translated as MSELVFQDVAQVELLQWLARGSLKQKLLRTIRLWVWLRSLYGDRQERLALNDSFTYAEWRDAFFSFTHTKGEEVPSLHDPNCPCAKTTQEWLFNEKTGVVAHQWQESLMAHTGITDSRKVLKRRLFGITRRSLQGDLEVLADLGWLVYKNEKYYRVSEFPERPVTPKDEAESNKLSVYELNFLHDDLVGFAQNHFQKINGVQRFFLKVDYVVPRSTLDAVDDWQYQLRELWAKTPVPPIKLTYASAKVGHQLDCIVYPVCIYYVQRAVYLCAYGESPEKQSEWYNFRLDRIQKMILLSWDNSGLPLNLVQNYQKHILPSPDYIALEMSKAWGFDFYLPSQLMLIRFERDFGDRYVKGTERHETFEEISYQQAQKLIKQKIEQPEQQTLLKILANRSPQDAYYQVFIRYQDEKYRDNNVIMRLRAWRPKCEVLFPYELRQSIADDVAKEFQLYHQH; from the coding sequence GTGTCTGAATTAGTATTTCAAGACGTTGCTCAAGTTGAATTATTGCAATGGTTAGCACGCGGTTCACTAAAGCAAAAACTGTTGCGGACAATTCGATTATGGGTGTGGTTGCGATCTCTCTATGGCGATCGTCAAGAGCGTTTAGCTTTAAATGATTCGTTTACTTACGCGGAATGGCGAGACGCATTTTTTAGTTTCACTCACACTAAAGGCGAAGAAGTTCCAAGCTTGCACGATCCTAATTGCCCCTGTGCTAAAACAACTCAAGAGTGGTTATTTAACGAGAAAACGGGTGTTGTTGCTCACCAATGGCAAGAATCGTTGATGGCTCACACTGGGATAACAGATTCTAGAAAAGTATTAAAGCGAAGATTGTTTGGTATAACTCGTCGTTCCTTGCAAGGCGATTTGGAAGTTCTAGCAGACTTAGGTTGGTTGGTTTATAAAAACGAAAAATATTACCGTGTCAGCGAGTTTCCAGAACGTCCAGTTACGCCAAAAGATGAAGCTGAATCTAACAAACTGAGTGTTTATGAATTAAATTTCCTTCACGATGATTTGGTGGGATTTGCCCAGAATCACTTTCAGAAAATTAACGGGGTACAACGCTTTTTTCTGAAAGTAGACTATGTTGTACCTCGTAGTACCTTAGATGCTGTTGATGATTGGCAGTATCAGTTAAGAGAGCTTTGGGCAAAAACTCCAGTTCCACCAATTAAACTAACTTACGCAAGTGCCAAAGTTGGGCATCAGCTTGATTGCATTGTTTATCCAGTCTGTATTTACTACGTACAGAGGGCAGTTTATTTATGTGCTTACGGTGAAAGCCCCGAGAAACAAAGCGAATGGTATAACTTCCGCCTTGACCGTATTCAAAAGATGATTCTTTTGAGTTGGGATAACTCCGGATTGCCCTTAAATTTAGTCCAAAATTATCAAAAGCATATTTTACCCAGCCCAGATTATATTGCTTTGGAAATGTCTAAAGCTTGGGGATTTGATTTTTATTTGCCTTCACAACTCATGTTGATACGGTTTGAGCGAGATTTTGGCGATCGCTATGTCAAGGGTACTGAAAGACATGAAACCTTTGAAGAAATTTCTTACCAACAAGCACAAAAATTAATTAAACAAAAAATCGAACAACCAGAACAACAGACTTTGCTCAAAATTCTGGCCAATCGCTCGCCCCAAGATGCTTATTATCAAGTATTTATTCGTTATCAAGACGAGAAATACAGAGATAACAACGTCATCATGCGTTTACGTGCATGGCGGCCTAAATGCGAAGTTCTCTTTCCTTATGAATTAAGACAAAGTATTGCCGACGATGTAGCCAAAGAATTTCAGCTTTACCATCAACATTAA
- a CDS encoding HD domain-containing protein — MNTLQLTTKFEEALVYATRLHANQTRKISGVPYVAHLLSVAALILEAGGTEEEAIAGLLHDAIEDQGGKSTREEIRQRFGETIAMIVDGCTECDTYPKPPWFERKQRYLENLRHASPSVLRVSLADKLHNARSLLSDLRQHGSSIWKEFKTGREGTLWFYQQLQQVYSATGSDFLTQEFSRVIQELCNES, encoded by the coding sequence ATGAATACATTACAGTTAACAACAAAATTTGAAGAAGCATTAGTTTATGCAACTCGTCTCCACGCTAACCAAACTCGCAAGATTAGTGGTGTCCCCTATGTGGCTCATCTGTTGAGTGTCGCCGCACTCATACTAGAAGCTGGCGGAACCGAAGAAGAAGCGATCGCGGGCCTATTGCACGATGCAATAGAAGACCAAGGCGGCAAATCCACCCGTGAGGAAATCCGTCAGCGTTTCGGTGAGACAATCGCTATGATAGTTGATGGCTGCACCGAATGTGACACATACCCGAAACCTCCTTGGTTCGAGCGGAAACAGAGATATTTAGAAAATCTGCGTCATGCTTCACCCTCAGTCCTGCGGGTGTCTTTGGCAGATAAACTGCACAATGCAAGGTCATTATTGTCAGACCTCCGACAACACGGCAGCAGCATTTGGAAAGAGTTTAAAACTGGTAGGGAAGGAACTTTATGGTTTTACCAACAGTTACAGCAAGTTTATAGTGCTACTGGTTCAGATTTCCTGACTCAAGAGTTCTCACGGGTGATTCAAGAGCTTTGCAACGAAAGCTAA
- a CDS encoding EVE domain-containing protein, protein MNYWLMKSEPEAYSIADLQQQGETVWDGVRNYQARNYLRQMLIGDLAFFYHSNTPCPGIAGLMRVTKTDIADPTQFKLDSKYYDSKSTPESPRWQTVLVEFVEAFNQPILLSTLREKFSPGELILVRTGNRLSVMPISEAVAQKILAMKMV, encoded by the coding sequence ATGAATTATTGGCTGATGAAATCAGAACCAGAAGCCTACAGTATCGCTGACCTTCAACAGCAGGGTGAAACTGTCTGGGATGGTGTACGCAATTACCAAGCTCGCAATTATCTACGTCAAATGCTGATCGGAGACTTAGCTTTTTTCTATCACTCCAACACTCCTTGTCCTGGCATTGCTGGGTTAATGCGTGTAACCAAAACAGATATTGCTGACCCGACACAATTTAAGCTAGATAGTAAATACTATGATTCAAAATCGACTCCTGAATCACCACGGTGGCAAACAGTTTTAGTAGAGTTCGTTGAAGCGTTTAACCAGCCCATCTTATTGTCAACACTCAGGGAGAAATTTAGCCCTGGAGAATTGATACTGGTCAGAACAGGAAATCGGTTATCAGTGATGCCCATCAGTGAAGCAGTAGCTCAGAAAATCTTAGCGATGAAAATGGTTTAA
- a CDS encoding helix-turn-helix transcriptional regulator: MAVEVRLKEIRKARGISQNELARRLEMSLTNVQKIEYGQAKSIPLDTLDRLCKILQCEVGELLVRVPDNDGGNSEIPVSQITSFTEQNTSIDEFKPTDDQKIKKSVSIIFPFEKKSA; this comes from the coding sequence ATGGCTGTGGAAGTAAGACTCAAAGAAATTAGAAAAGCTAGAGGGATTTCCCAAAATGAACTTGCAAGGCGGCTAGAAATGTCGTTGACTAATGTTCAAAAAATTGAATATGGACAAGCCAAGTCAATACCTTTAGATACGCTGGACAGGTTGTGTAAAATATTACAATGTGAAGTAGGTGAGTTACTAGTTCGTGTTCCAGACAACGATGGAGGAAATTCAGAAATACCTGTAAGTCAGATTACTTCATTCACAGAGCAAAATACTTCCATAGATGAATTTAAACCTACTGATGATCAGAAAATTAAAAAATCTGTCAGCATAATTTTTCCATTTGAAAAAAAATCAGCATGA